The following coding sequences are from one Panicum hallii strain FIL2 chromosome 5, PHallii_v3.1, whole genome shotgun sequence window:
- the LOC112891484 gene encoding GDSL esterase/lipase At5g45920-like — protein sequence MRPRLVLFGDSITEQSFESGGWGAALTDRFARQADVVLRGLSGYNTRWALKVLPRAMEGAADPAAVTVFFGANDASLPDQVQAHQNVPLDEYQSNLRAICGYFKERWPSTAIILITPPPIYEPARIRDIYGVDDPSRQAERTNEAAGSYAQACMAVAKELGHPVIDIWTKMQEFPDWQTSALSDGLHFTPTGNKILFDEVVKMLASIGFSKESLPSDLPLYHDIDPKDPMQAFGA from the exons ATGCGGCCGCGGCTGGTGCTTTTCGGCGACTCCATCACCGAGCAGTCCTTCGAGTCCGGCGGATGGGGGGCCGCGCTCACCGACCGCTTCGCCCGCCAG GCGGACGTGGTGCTGCGCGGGCTCAGCGGGTACAACACGCGGTGGGCGCTCAAGGTGCTGCCGCGGGCCATGGAGGGCGCGGCGGACCCGGCGGCCGTCACCGTCTTCTTCGGCGCCAACGACGCCTCGCTGCCCGACCAGGTGCAGGCGCATCAGAACGTCCCGCTCGACGAGTACCAGAGCAACCTCCGCGCCATCTGCGGCTACTTCAAG GAGCGATGGCCCTCCACTGCTATCATACTCATCACCCCGCCACCGATTTATGAGCCAGCGAGAATCCG AGACATTTATGGAGTTGATGATCCTTCACGACAAGCTGAAAGAACCAACGAGGCTGCTGGCTCTTATGCACAGGCATGCATGGCTGTTGCCAAAGAATTGGGTCATCCAGTTATAGACATCTGGACAAAGATGCAGGAATTTCCAGATTGGCAAACATCTGCATTAAG TGATGGGCTTCACTTCACCCCAACTGGAAACAAGATCCTGTTCGACGAGGTTGTGAAGATGCTGGCAAGTATCGGTTTCAGCAAGGAGAGCCTCCCATCTGACCTCCCCCTCTACCATGACATTGACCCCAAAGACCCCATGCAAGCTTTCGGAGCATGA